From one Eleginops maclovinus isolate JMC-PN-2008 ecotype Puerto Natales chromosome 7, JC_Emac_rtc_rv5, whole genome shotgun sequence genomic stretch:
- the arglu1a gene encoding arginine and glutamate-rich protein 1-A isoform X1 → MGRSRSRSSSRSKHSKSSKHSKKRSRSHSRDRERSKKRSKSREAKRNRRRESRSRSRSTTASSRRERPATPPERIDIFGRTLSKRNALDEKQRKEEEERRAEMERQRKISSHLFPSPSSSRQQEIEEKLIEEETARRVEELVAKRVEEELEKRKDEIEREVLRRVEEAKRIMERQLLEELERQRQAELTAQKAREEEEKSKREELEKILEENNRKIADAQAKLAEEQLRIVEEQRKIHEERMKLEQDRQKQQKEEQKIILGKGKSRPKLSFSLKATE, encoded by the exons ATGGGCCGATCTCGCAGCCGCAGCTCGTCCCGCTCCAAACACTCCAAAAGCAGCAAGCACAGCAAGAAACGGAGCCGGTCACATtccagagacagggagaggtCAAAGAAGCGGTCCAAGTCCAGGGAAGCGAAAAGGAACCGTCGCAGAGAATCTCGTTCTCGTTCCCGGTCCACCACAGCCTCGTCCCGCAGAGAAAGACCAGCCACGCCGCCGGAGCGCATCGACATCTTCGGCAGGACGCTAAGCAAGAGAAACGCTCTGGACGAGaagcagaggaaagaggaggaggagagaagggcaGAAATggaaagacagaggaagat CTCCTCTCACCTGTTTCCCTCTCCGTCCTCCAGCCGGCAGCAGGAGATCGAGGAGAAGCTGATCGAAGAGGAGACAGCGCGGCGGGTGGAGGAGCTGGTAGCCaagagggtggaggaggagctggagaagcgGAAGGACGAAATTGAGCGGGAGGTGCTGCGACGTGTGGAGGAGGCAAAGCGCATCATGGAGCgtcagctgctggaggagctggagagacaGCGGCAGGCAGAGCTCACGGCCCAGAAGGCCAGAGAG GAGGAAGAAAAATCTAAGCGGGAGGAGCTGGAAAAAATCCTGGAGGAGAATAACCGCAAGATCGCCGACGCTCAGGCCAAACTG GCTGAGGAGCAGTTGCGTATTGTAGAGGAACAGAGAAAGATTCACGAGGAGCGCATGAAGCTGGAGCAGGACCGTCAAAAGCAGCAGAAGGAGGAGCAGAAAATCATCCTAGGCAAGGGCAAGTCTAGGCCCaagctgtctttctctcttaaGGCCACGGAATGA
- the arglu1a gene encoding arginine and glutamate-rich protein 1-A isoform X2: MGRSRSRSSSRSKHSKSSKHSKKRSRSHSRDRERSKKRSKSREAKRNRRRESRSRSRSTTASSRRERPATPPERIDIFGRTLSKRNALDEKQRKEEEERRAEMERQRKIRQQEIEEKLIEEETARRVEELVAKRVEEELEKRKDEIEREVLRRVEEAKRIMERQLLEELERQRQAELTAQKAREEEEKSKREELEKILEENNRKIADAQAKLAEEQLRIVEEQRKIHEERMKLEQDRQKQQKEEQKIILGKGKSRPKLSFSLKATE; this comes from the exons ATGGGCCGATCTCGCAGCCGCAGCTCGTCCCGCTCCAAACACTCCAAAAGCAGCAAGCACAGCAAGAAACGGAGCCGGTCACATtccagagacagggagaggtCAAAGAAGCGGTCCAAGTCCAGGGAAGCGAAAAGGAACCGTCGCAGAGAATCTCGTTCTCGTTCCCGGTCCACCACAGCCTCGTCCCGCAGAGAAAGACCAGCCACGCCGCCGGAGCGCATCGACATCTTCGGCAGGACGCTAAGCAAGAGAAACGCTCTGGACGAGaagcagaggaaagaggaggaggagagaagggcaGAAATggaaagacagaggaagat CCGGCAGCAGGAGATCGAGGAGAAGCTGATCGAAGAGGAGACAGCGCGGCGGGTGGAGGAGCTGGTAGCCaagagggtggaggaggagctggagaagcgGAAGGACGAAATTGAGCGGGAGGTGCTGCGACGTGTGGAGGAGGCAAAGCGCATCATGGAGCgtcagctgctggaggagctggagagacaGCGGCAGGCAGAGCTCACGGCCCAGAAGGCCAGAGAG GAGGAAGAAAAATCTAAGCGGGAGGAGCTGGAAAAAATCCTGGAGGAGAATAACCGCAAGATCGCCGACGCTCAGGCCAAACTG GCTGAGGAGCAGTTGCGTATTGTAGAGGAACAGAGAAAGATTCACGAGGAGCGCATGAAGCTGGAGCAGGACCGTCAAAAGCAGCAGAAGGAGGAGCAGAAAATCATCCTAGGCAAGGGCAAGTCTAGGCCCaagctgtctttctctcttaaGGCCACGGAATGA